The Flavobacterium johnsoniae genomic sequence CATTTTTAGCCGTAAAAGACAGTTGGATGGAATCTGTTTCTTATTTATTAAAAAGAAGTCCGATTTACACTAAGAAATAATATAATGGTCGATAACAAGTTTAGATCAAAAATCGATATTTTTCTTGTACTTTTTTTAGCATTGATATTAGGCGGCGCGCTCGTGCGACTTTTATTAGATGCTAATTGGAAAGCAAGTATGATTTTAATTTTTCAGATTGCTTTTATTACGCATTTATTTTATACAACTTTTTACAGTATTAAAAATAAAACATTAGTTATAAAAAGCGGTTTCATTGTCAATACTTCTCTGGATATTTCGAGTATTACCAAAATTTCTGAGACTAATAGTATTTGGAGCGCTCCAGCTATTTCTTTTGATCGTTTAGAAATTTTGTACAATAAAAACAAAACCATTTTAATCTCTCCCAAAGAAAAAACAAAATTTCTTGAAGAAATAAAAAGA encodes the following:
- a CDS encoding PH domain-containing protein; the encoded protein is MVDNKFRSKIDIFLVLFLALILGGALVRLLLDANWKASMILIFQIAFITHLFYTTFYSIKNKTLVIKSGFIVNTSLDISSITKISETNSIWSAPAISFDRLEILYNKNKTILISPKEKTKFLEEIKRINPEIEIVLKK